In a genomic window of Styela clava chromosome 7, kaStyClav1.hap1.2, whole genome shotgun sequence:
- the LOC120328452 gene encoding uncharacterized protein LOC120328452 — MKIPIRHSFIRLILLMEACLLIKGEECWMPMVCDGKPTWKNVTQGHCTKEEEKALEALTEQLDGMEIKLYHLKEAMEESETNSVPPSVAGVEETTTLQGYKDRKTSSARTSTVPATTPWSTKEAFLSTVRPQTTKVEQNTECGVVFNSKCFQAIVYDATNVSLSVAESLCKNKLANIYNVTHYNLLRDYLRSMIPDGLSLIDVRSGMTYKNGQLYSTTGQAMSLPNEVWLPNYPFSDQLYTTIVVRVNQNPDSEDQRIRNNHPFNLFHGAICENEL, encoded by the exons ATGAAGATTCCGATTCGACACAGTTTCATCAGATTAATACTGTTGATGGAGGCTTGTTTATTGATTAAAG GCGAGGAATGCTGGATGCCTATGGTTTGCGACGGGAAACCCACCTGGAAGAACGTTACG CAAGGACATTGcacaaaagaagaagaaaaggCTTTGGAAG CTTTAACGGAACAATTGGACGGGATGGAAATTAAACTCTATCATTTAAAAGAGGCGATGGAAGAATCAGAGACGAACTCAGTGCCGCCCTCTGTTGCGGGTGTCGAAGAAACGACGACTCTCCAGG GATACAAAGACAGGAAAACTTCTTCGGCCCGTACTTCAACCGTCCCTGCTACAACCCCGTGGTCAACTAAGGAAGCATTTCTCTCTACTGTGCGCCCACAAACTACAAAAGTTGAACAGAATACAG aatgcgGCGTTGTCTTCAATTCCAAATGTTTTCAAGCGATCGTTTATGACGCGACGAACGTCTCATTAAGCGTCGCTGAATCTCTTTGCAAAAACAAACTAGCTAACATTTATAACGTCACACACTACAACTTGCTTCGAGATTATTTACGATCAATGATTCCTGATGGATTGTCCTTGATTGATGTTCGTTCGGGAATGACCTACAAG AACGGTCAGCTGTATTCAACGACGGGCCAAGCTATGTCTCTGCCAAATGAGGTTTGGCTTCCTAATTATCCATTTTCTGATCAATTATACACAACAATTGTTGTTCGTGTCAATCAAAACCCGGATTCTGAAGATCAAAGGATTAGGAATAATCAtccttttaatttatttcacggagccatctgtgaaaatgaattataa
- the LOC120328048 gene encoding myeloid leukemia factor 1-like, which translates to MFPSMFGHDPFNMDPFEHMNRMMSQFHSPLFSSPLMLQRPGGMLQLEDGMRRHQLSMPVSPFEDMMGRMNGMQNMMQNAQRNMSMQSYSGGLTPGAGQSYHSSTIVMQSGQEGPRVIESTSSTRVGQDGVKETRKSHKDTGTGEMRMAIGHHIHDRAHIIEKAKNRRTGDEEEKQEYVNIEEEEADTFNNEWKQKMGAAEPKSDIQCSLTYGSYRNSSRSGPYDPQQRPRMGQRRFPRAAITQGEVLDDLRERSGRRDRQHGRPLFSIRHGRPPFETRHGRPSLETRQGHPPFETRHGRPPSSSGHDDR; encoded by the exons ATGTTTCCTTCAATGTTTGGACATGATCCGTTCAATAT GGATCCGTTTGAACACATGAACAGAATGATGAGTCAGTTTCATTCACCATTATTCAGCAGTCCACTTATGTTACAAAGACCGGGAGGAATGTTGCAATTAGAAGACGGGATGAGAAGACATCAACTTTCTATGCCT gTTTCACCTTTTGAAGACATGATGGGAAGAATGAATGGAATGCAGAACATGATGCAAAATGCACAACGTAATATG tccATGCAGTCATACTCAGGAGGTTTGACACCCGGAGCAGGGCAGTCGTATCATTCGTCCACAATCGTAATGCAAAGTGGACAAGAAGGACCGAGGGTTATTGAATCAACGTCATCTACAAGGGTTGGACAGGATGGG GTTAAAGAAACAAGAAAATCTCACAAGGATACAGGAACAGGAGAAATGAGGATGGCAATAGGACATCATATTC ATGATCGAGCACATATCATAGAAAAGGCCAAAAACAGAAGAACTGGAGATGAAGAAGAAAAGCAAGAATATGTTAATATTGAGGAAG AGGAAGCAGATACTTTCAACAATGAATGGAAACAGAAAATGGGGGCTGCAGAACCTAAGTCTGATATCCAATGTTCACTTACATACGGCTCGTACCGGAATTCATCACGTTCTGGACCATATGACCCTCAACAAAGGCCACGTATGGGTCAAAGGCGATTCCCACGAGCTGCCATAACACAGGGAGAAGTACTTGACGACTTAAGGGAACGGTCTGGGCGACGTGATAGACAACATGGCCGTCCCCTGTTCAGTATTCGACATGGTCGTCCCCCATTCGAAACTCGGCATGGGCGTCCCTCATTAGAGACTCGACAGGGCCATCCTCCGTTCGAGACTCGACATGGCCGTCCACCATCCAGTAGTGGACATGATGATCGTTGA
- the LOC120328170 gene encoding cobalamin trafficking protein CblD-like, protein MATSSSAKKAAIRVLSYHIGTRKIRTSISQIRKFSGFEDREHNWAQFADDHVSTKAVVWPDETMGPLNTPDFRFALPGNIGVTKEDKAVERNRPVDTQAEVLPEGIAERHLTVISQLIAESDYLDPDSQTDTDMADCILRKYFENARVELAMQDCPHMIYKDFASFFPDMPQNGKLTIVTITQRTDNDMSGWTESVDEEREKLLESFMSTATEICHTLKAHNYWCDYVDPSSGQPFFGPYTNTTFYETDERYRHLGFEIEDLGCCKVIYHKKWGAKVFVGSIFTMAPKEHAVMQNLLKLLD, encoded by the coding sequence ATGGCAACATCATCAAGTGCAAAAAAAGCTGCAATTAGGGTTTTATCGTATCATATAGGCACAAGGAAAATAAGAACTTCGATTTCGCAAATCCGAAAATTTTCTGGTTTTGAAGATAGGGAACATAATTGGGCTCAGTTTGCTGACGATCATGTTTCAACTAAAGCCGTTGTATGGCCGGATGAAACTATGGGTCCGCTGAATACGCCGGACTTCCGATTCGCTCTACCTGGAAATATCGGTGTCACGAAAGAGGACAAAGCCGTGGAACGTAATAGACCAGTAGATACCCAAGCTGAAGTTCTGCCTGAAGGAATAGCAGAACGTCACCTCACTGTTATATCCCAACTTATAGCAGAATCAGATTACCTTGACCCTGATAGTCAAACTGATACTGATATGGCCGATTGTATTTTACGAAAGTATTTTGAAAATGCAAGGGTTGAACTTGCGATGCAAGATTGCCCTCATATGATTTACAAAGATTTTGCGTCGTTTTTTCCAGATATGCCACAAAATGGAAAGTTAACCATTGTTACAATAACGCAACGAACTGACAACGATATGTCTGGATGGACGGAATCCGTTGATGAAGAACGAGAAAAACTTTTAGAAAGCTTTATGTCCACTGCAACAGAAATATGCCATACATTAAAAGCCCATAATTATTGGTGCGATTATGTGGATCCATCCTCAGGCCAGCCATTTTTTGGGCCGTATACTAACACTACATTTTATGAAACTGATGAACGTTATCGCCACCTAGGGTTCGAAATTGAAGATTTGGGCTGTTGTAAAGTCATATACCATAAAAAATGGGGCGCAAAAGTATTTGTGGGAAGTATTTTCACAATGGCTCCTAAGGAGCATGCTGTCATGCAAAATCTACTCAAACTTCTTGATTAG